One stretch of Streptomyces sp. R21 DNA includes these proteins:
- a CDS encoding AAA family ATPase, whose protein sequence is MRPTRPSMQQLIAQRRRAGFVGRGTERAAFRTNFDIPPEDERHRFLFHVHGNAGVGKTFLVRELEHIARERGALTAYVDESVGSVPEAMAAISRQFAGQGHRFKELDRLLAAHRERRHEAEAAAIATPEPSQEPDGPSAGSTAVARAGLVGLGMVPVVGAFAGALDAGQLAQGADRLRTGISARFRNQEDRQLVLSPERVLTPVLLAELSDAALAAPWIVLFFDTYERTGPFLDAWLHEVMTVVDRHGELPANVIVVTAGQHRLDTARWGGFADFVADVPLTPFTEAEARGLLADRGVVAEPVVEEVLRLTGGLPVLVSTLAEARPADPDDVGDPSTTAVERFLKWEQDPVRRAVALACALPRRLDADVFRAAVECSQDDTEALFAWLRGLPFVSDRGDRVQYHDVVRAPMLRLQRLRSPRGWADRQRRLAGVFARWRTEAEDGRSSIELWADEGWRELRLAETYHLLCAGARGMFQEVLGDFVLACDVGEIAARRWARALADAGQDADAEGAARWGKELTRALDSGGMAAALGLVVHRAGFNDVAQAFARTMRGRELQRSGAYEEALAEFDRALELNSGLVVAYVGRAMTRGDLDAYEEAIADLDRAVELEPERAMAHSTRGEYHRIQRRYDESIRDLDEAIRLDGTDNFAWASRGAAHAARGEFDAAVADLDRALELKPEYPWALVRRAQAWRGLGDPVRQLADLDRALALQPDWAWTACERADLLRVAGRHEEALVDYDRAIELDDEYASAYASRGACRRLVGRRTEALADLDRAVELNPDYAWALSQRALVHCELGSYERALADLDRRLALTGSAPVAEVELAPLAEALQRAPATDRTLLAPLLALLTSARSTRSGSRPEE, encoded by the coding sequence ATGAGGCCGACGCGGCCGTCGATGCAGCAGCTGATCGCACAGCGCAGGCGGGCCGGTTTCGTGGGCCGCGGCACCGAACGCGCCGCGTTCCGCACGAACTTCGACATCCCGCCGGAGGACGAACGCCACCGTTTCCTCTTCCACGTCCACGGCAACGCGGGAGTCGGAAAGACCTTCCTGGTACGGGAGTTGGAGCACATCGCCCGCGAGCGCGGGGCGCTGACGGCGTACGTCGACGAGAGCGTCGGCAGCGTGCCGGAGGCGATGGCGGCGATCAGCCGTCAATTCGCGGGCCAGGGGCACCGGTTCAAGGAACTGGACCGCCTGCTCGCCGCACACCGGGAACGGCGCCACGAGGCCGAGGCGGCGGCGATCGCCACGCCGGAACCGTCGCAGGAGCCGGACGGGCCTTCGGCGGGCAGTACGGCGGTGGCGCGGGCCGGGCTGGTGGGGCTGGGCATGGTGCCGGTGGTCGGCGCCTTCGCCGGCGCCCTGGACGCCGGTCAACTCGCCCAGGGCGCCGATCGGTTGCGGACCGGGATCAGCGCGCGGTTCCGCAACCAGGAGGACCGGCAACTGGTGCTGTCACCGGAGCGCGTGCTCACCCCGGTGCTGCTCGCCGAACTGTCCGACGCCGCGCTCGCCGCACCCTGGATCGTCCTGTTCTTCGACACGTACGAGCGCACGGGACCGTTCCTGGACGCCTGGCTCCACGAGGTCATGACCGTCGTCGACCGACATGGCGAACTCCCCGCCAACGTGATCGTGGTGACCGCCGGCCAGCACCGCCTGGACACCGCCCGCTGGGGCGGATTCGCGGACTTCGTCGCGGACGTCCCGCTGACACCGTTCACGGAGGCGGAGGCGCGGGGGCTGCTCGCGGACCGTGGGGTGGTGGCGGAGCCGGTCGTCGAGGAGGTGCTCCGGCTGACGGGCGGGCTGCCGGTACTGGTGTCGACGCTGGCCGAGGCCCGGCCGGCCGACCCGGACGACGTGGGCGATCCGAGTACGACGGCCGTCGAGCGGTTTCTGAAGTGGGAACAGGACCCGGTGCGCAGGGCGGTGGCGCTGGCCTGCGCGCTGCCCCGGCGACTCGACGCGGATGTGTTCCGGGCGGCGGTGGAGTGCTCGCAGGACGACACCGAGGCGCTGTTCGCCTGGCTGCGGGGGCTGCCGTTCGTCAGCGACCGAGGGGACCGGGTGCAGTACCACGACGTCGTACGGGCGCCGATGCTGCGGTTGCAGCGGCTGCGGTCGCCGCGGGGGTGGGCCGATCGGCAGCGGCGGCTGGCGGGGGTGTTCGCACGCTGGCGGACGGAGGCCGAGGACGGGCGTTCGTCCATCGAGTTGTGGGCGGACGAGGGGTGGCGGGAACTGCGCCTGGCGGAGACCTATCACTTGTTGTGCGCGGGAGCGCGGGGCATGTTTCAGGAGGTGCTCGGGGATTTCGTCCTGGCGTGCGACGTCGGGGAGATCGCCGCCCGCCGGTGGGCGCGGGCCTTGGCCGACGCGGGCCAGGACGCCGACGCGGAGGGTGCGGCCCGCTGGGGGAAGGAACTGACCCGGGCGCTCGACTCCGGTGGCATGGCGGCCGCCCTAGGACTGGTGGTGCACCGGGCGGGGTTCAACGATGTGGCTCAGGCGTTCGCCCGGACGATGCGGGGCCGGGAGCTGCAGCGCAGCGGTGCGTACGAGGAGGCGCTGGCCGAATTCGACCGGGCCCTCGAGCTGAACAGCGGGCTGGTGGTGGCTTACGTCGGCCGGGCCATGACCCGCGGCGACCTGGATGCCTACGAGGAGGCGATCGCCGACCTGGACCGGGCCGTCGAACTGGAGCCGGAGCGCGCCATGGCCCACTCCACGAGGGGCGAGTACCACCGCATTCAGCGGCGCTACGACGAGTCGATCAGGGACCTGGACGAGGCGATCCGGCTGGACGGCACGGACAACTTCGCCTGGGCCTCCCGGGGTGCCGCCCATGCCGCCCGCGGAGAATTCGACGCGGCCGTGGCGGATCTGGACCGGGCGCTGGAGCTGAAGCCGGAGTACCCGTGGGCATTGGTGCGCCGGGCCCAGGCATGGCGTGGGCTGGGCGATCCCGTACGGCAACTGGCCGACCTGGACCGGGCCCTCGCCCTGCAGCCCGACTGGGCCTGGACCGCATGTGAGCGCGCGGACCTGCTCCGCGTCGCGGGCCGCCACGAAGAAGCCCTGGTCGACTACGACCGGGCCATCGAACTCGACGACGAGTACGCGTCGGCGTACGCGAGCCGTGGTGCCTGCCGACGCCTGGTGGGGCGCCGCACCGAGGCACTCGCCGACCTGGACCGTGCCGTGGAGCTCAACCCGGACTACGCCTGGGCGCTGAGCCAGCGGGCGTTGGTGCACTGTGAACTGGGTTCCTACGAACGGGCGTTGGCGGATCTCGACCGCCGTCTCGCGCTCACCGGGTCCGCCCCCGTGGCCGAGGTCGAGCTCGCCCCACTGGCCGAAGCTCTCCAGCGAGCCCCCGCCACCGACCGCACGCTCCTCGCCCCGCTCCTCGCCCTGCTCACCTCGGCGAGATCCACTCGATCCGGGAGCCGGCCGGAGGAATAG
- a CDS encoding ADP-ribosylglycohydrolase family protein has translation MGVAAGAVWGRAEQQDFRSRVRGTLLGAAVGDALGAPVDGLSLEEIREAHGVEGLTDLAFGHGRRGAVTYLTQLTLFTLDGLIRAQVRRDTGAWHPPTDLHRAYRRWAATQSDWGPDERRKEDGWLAREEWLYARRDPARSLLLGFGDETMGTLDAPKNPGEPGPEAAARSAPFGLLVGWEPQLVVQLAVECAAQTHGDPTAYLSAGAYAVIVHGLARGESLDAAVQRALSLLTARPGQQPVTDALQHALGAVRQGMPTPGRVEELAGDGTAEGLLAVAVYCALVGEDVRHGLCLAVNHGGPSGAAGAMTGGLLGALHGETALPPAWLAELEGRPTMLVLADDFAMEMTQGPALHGPAGSSPGWLARYPRG, from the coding sequence GTGGGTGTGGCAGCCGGTGCTGTCTGGGGCCGTGCCGAGCAGCAGGACTTTCGTAGTCGGGTGCGCGGCACCTTGCTGGGGGCGGCCGTCGGGGATGCGCTCGGGGCGCCGGTCGACGGGCTGAGCCTGGAGGAGATCCGGGAGGCCCACGGGGTCGAGGGGCTCACCGATCTCGCGTTCGGGCATGGCAGGCGTGGTGCCGTCACGTATCTCACGCAGCTGACCCTGTTCACCCTGGACGGGCTGATCCGTGCCCAGGTGCGCCGCGACACCGGCGCCTGGCATCCGCCGACCGATCTGCACCGGGCCTACCGCCGCTGGGCCGCGACCCAGAGCGACTGGGGGCCCGACGAGCGGCGCAAGGAAGACGGGTGGCTCGCGCGGGAGGAGTGGCTGTACGCGCGGCGGGATCCGGCGCGCTCGCTGCTGCTCGGGTTCGGCGACGAGACCATGGGGACGCTGGACGCGCCCAAGAACCCGGGGGAGCCGGGGCCCGAGGCCGCCGCGCGGTCCGCGCCGTTCGGGCTGCTCGTCGGGTGGGAGCCGCAGCTCGTGGTGCAGCTCGCCGTCGAGTGCGCCGCGCAGACGCACGGGGACCCCACCGCCTACCTGTCCGCGGGGGCGTACGCCGTCATCGTGCACGGGCTCGCCCGCGGCGAGAGCCTCGACGCCGCCGTGCAGCGCGCGCTGTCGCTGCTGACCGCGCGGCCCGGACAGCAGCCGGTCACGGACGCGCTCCAGCACGCGCTGGGGGCCGTACGGCAGGGGATGCCGACGCCGGGGCGGGTGGAGGAGCTCGCCGGGGACGGTACGGCGGAGGGGCTGCTGGCGGTTGCCGTGTACTGCGCGCTGGTGGGGGAGGACGTACGGCACGGGTTGTGTCTGGCCGTGAACCACGGAGGGCCCTCGGGCGCGGCCGGGGCGATGACCGGCGGGCTGCTCGGGGCGCTGCACGGCGAGACGGCCCTGCCGCCGGCCTGGCTGGCCGAGCTGGAGGGCCGTCCCACGATGCTCGTCCTGGCGGACGACTTCGCGATGGAGATGACGCAGGGGCCTGCGTTGCACGGGCCCGCGGGGTCCTCGCCGGGGTGGCTGGCGCGGTACCCGCGGGGCTAG
- a CDS encoding sodium:solute symporter family protein → MNGLDWAVLVAYFGVMTAIGFWSHKRVESVSDFFTAGGKMPWWLSGISHHMSGYSAVMFTGYAGIAYTYGITSYVTWALPIAIGVAIGAKLFAPRLNRLRSRLHVASPLEYLKDRYNVPTQQALAWSGILLKIVDVGAKWAAIATLLSVFTGVTLTQGIIITGGITAVYCTIGGLWADALTELGQFVIQLLAGLSMLIIALNKISDQGGLSKALDSPKLHGHANGFAGPYLTVFFIAYLFIKLFEYNGGMWNQAQRYMATGDAKQATRSAFLSAALWFVWPVILFIPMWLAPLLVTAKKPDGSDAYGLMADQLLPHGLLGLVVVGFFSHTMAMCSSDANAIAAVFTRDVAPVLSKAARAWDSRAGLIAGRVTTVAFLGFSMAVATQVNSPTFKDIITVVIKWVAGLMGPIAIPFILGLLRPFRKSGPTAALTSWACGLLAFFFVNYHLDFSQRTDVKLEYQVSLPMAVSLVLYILIGLLRPEDTPERDAIIEKINTDDDGAAAMVLEIPEPAGATDGAVGAPLKE, encoded by the coding sequence ATGAACGGTCTCGACTGGGCCGTCCTGGTCGCGTACTTCGGCGTCATGACCGCGATCGGCTTCTGGTCCCACAAGCGTGTGGAAAGCGTCAGCGACTTCTTCACCGCGGGCGGCAAGATGCCCTGGTGGCTGTCCGGCATCTCGCACCACATGTCGGGATACAGCGCGGTGATGTTCACCGGGTACGCCGGCATCGCGTACACCTACGGCATCACGTCGTACGTCACCTGGGCGCTCCCCATCGCCATCGGCGTCGCGATCGGCGCGAAGTTGTTCGCACCGAGGCTCAACCGACTGCGCTCCCGGCTCCATGTGGCCTCCCCGCTGGAGTACCTGAAGGACCGCTACAACGTGCCCACGCAACAGGCGCTCGCGTGGTCGGGCATCCTGCTGAAGATCGTGGACGTAGGCGCCAAGTGGGCCGCGATCGCGACCCTGTTGAGCGTCTTCACCGGCGTCACGCTCACCCAGGGCATCATCATCACCGGTGGCATCACGGCGGTCTACTGCACGATCGGCGGCCTGTGGGCGGACGCACTGACCGAACTCGGCCAGTTCGTCATCCAGTTGCTCGCCGGCCTCTCCATGCTGATCATCGCGCTGAACAAGATCTCCGACCAGGGCGGCCTGTCCAAGGCGCTCGACTCACCGAAGCTGCACGGTCACGCGAACGGCTTCGCGGGCCCGTACCTCACGGTCTTCTTCATCGCCTACCTCTTCATCAAGCTCTTCGAGTACAACGGCGGCATGTGGAACCAGGCGCAGCGCTACATGGCGACGGGCGACGCGAAGCAGGCCACGCGGTCCGCCTTCCTGTCCGCCGCGCTGTGGTTCGTGTGGCCGGTGATCCTCTTCATCCCGATGTGGCTGGCGCCGCTGCTCGTGACGGCGAAGAAGCCCGACGGGTCGGACGCGTACGGGCTGATGGCCGACCAGCTGCTCCCGCACGGCCTGCTGGGCCTGGTGGTCGTCGGCTTCTTCTCGCACACGATGGCCATGTGCTCCTCCGACGCCAACGCGATCGCGGCGGTGTTCACGCGTGACGTGGCGCCGGTGCTGTCGAAGGCGGCGCGGGCGTGGGACAGCCGGGCGGGCCTGATCGCCGGCCGCGTGACGACCGTCGCCTTCCTCGGCTTCTCCATGGCGGTGGCCACCCAGGTCAACTCCCCCACCTTCAAGGACATCATCACGGTCGTCATCAAGTGGGTGGCGGGTCTGATGGGCCCGATCGCGATCCCGTTCATCCTGGGCCTGCTCCGCCCGTTCCGTAAGTCCGGCCCGACGGCGGCCCTCACCAGCTGGGCCTGCGGCCTCCTCGCCTTCTTCTTCGTCAACTACCACCTGGACTTCTCCCAGCGCACGGACGTGAAGCTGGAGTACCAGGTCTCCCTCCCGATGGCCGTCTCCCTCGTCCTGTACATCCTCATCGGCCTCCTGCGGCCCGAGGACACCCCGGAGCGGGACGCGATCATCGAGAAGATCAACACGGATGACGACGGGGCGGCGGCGATGGTGCTGGAGATCCCGGAACCGGCCGGCGCGACGGACGGGGCGGTGGGAGCCCCCTTGAAGGAGTAG
- a CDS encoding SDR family oxidoreductase, translating to MSSLLAGKTVVVSGVGAGLGHQVAAAVVRDGGNAVLGARTEANLAKAAAELDPDGAHTAYRATDITDEEQCGALAALATERFGRLDAVVHVAAWDSYFGGLEDADFASWQQVLDVNLLGTLRMTRACLPGLKAAGGSVVIIGTQSSVAAPTQVRQAAYAASKGALTSAMYSLARELGPHRIRVNTVLPGWMWGPPVQAFVQFTAHTEGVPEADVLHRLTERMALPDLATDGDVADAAVFLASDRARAITGQSLLVNAGELMR from the coding sequence ATGTCGTCACTGCTCGCGGGGAAGACCGTCGTCGTGTCGGGGGTCGGCGCCGGGCTCGGTCACCAGGTCGCGGCGGCCGTGGTGCGCGACGGCGGCAACGCCGTGCTCGGCGCGCGCACGGAGGCGAACCTGGCCAAGGCCGCCGCCGAGCTCGACCCGGACGGCGCGCACACGGCGTACCGGGCCACGGACATCACCGACGAGGAGCAGTGCGGGGCGCTGGCCGCGCTAGCGACGGAGCGGTTCGGGCGGCTCGACGCCGTGGTCCATGTCGCCGCCTGGGACAGCTACTTCGGCGGTCTGGAGGACGCCGACTTCGCGTCCTGGCAGCAGGTCCTCGATGTCAACCTGCTCGGCACGCTGCGGATGACCCGCGCCTGCCTGCCCGGACTGAAGGCGGCCGGCGGCTCGGTCGTCATCATCGGCACGCAGTCGTCGGTGGCCGCCCCGACGCAGGTGCGACAGGCGGCGTACGCGGCCTCGAAGGGCGCTCTGACCAGCGCGATGTACTCCCTCGCCCGGGAACTCGGTCCGCATCGCATCCGCGTCAACACCGTGCTCCCGGGCTGGATGTGGGGGCCGCCGGTCCAGGCGTTCGTCCAGTTCACCGCACACACCGAGGGCGTACCGGAGGCGGACGTACTGCACCGGCTCACCGAGCGGATGGCGCTGCCCGACCTGGCCACGGACGGGGACGTGGCGGACGCCGCGGTCTTCCTGGCGTCCGACCGGGCGCGGGCGATCACGGGCCAGTCCCTGCTGGTGAACGCGGGGGAGTTGATGCGATAG